The proteins below come from a single Eremothecium sinecaudum strain ATCC 58844 chromosome II, complete sequence genomic window:
- the ATS1 gene encoding Ats1p (Syntenic homolog of Ashbya gossypii ACR287W; Syntenic homolog of Saccharomyces cerevisiae YAL020C (ATS1); no intron; ribosomal slippage at consensus CTTAGGC site), with translation MYKIYALGSNGSGQLGIGHFKDVMVPHLTFESVIKPIKVACGGNHSLVLMEDGQLWATGDGRQGQFAMDDAKSLFNWIQIPGTFEDVACGWDYSVVIDTFGNVLTSGAGLNGELGLGSIKCAYQWRRVTTCLNSSRAIYSSFQNVVLRDGNKLFGWGPNRKGQLIEPKSKGFDSPRLIYEGKDITQVTMGKDFVAIIDSGKLVISGTMRDRINDIIRDISSEEIIKIAAMWSSLHIWTKREIFSYGNGNYGQMFIWERPSNMTHLNTGSEHGMMSLADGRVYCWGWGEHGNCGSSAKLLEETSPYNDKSNIISPLNCVLETDEKIIWLQGGCATSWICAKC, from the exons ATGTACAAGATTTACGCATTGGGATCCAACGGCAGTGGTCAACTT GGCATCGGCCATTTTAAGGACGTAATGGTTCCACATTTAACCTTTGAAAGTGTGATTAAACCAATAAAAGTAGCTTGTGGTGGAAACCACTCGCTAGTATTAATGGAAGATGGCCAACTTTGGGCCACTGGTGATGGTAGGCAAGGGCAGTTCGCTATGGATGATGCCAAAAGCCTTTTTAATTGGATACAAATCCCCGGCACGTTTGAAGATGTTGCATGTGGGTGGGATTATTCTGTGGTAATAGATACATTTGGGAATGTTTTAACTTCTGGTGCAGGTCTTAATGGCGAATTAGGCCTAGGGAGCATTAAATGCGCCTATCAATGGCGCCGCGTAACGACGTGTTTAAACAGTTCAAGGGCAATATACTCATCATTTCAAAATGTAGTGTTGCGCGACGGCAACAAGCTCTTCGGCTGGGGTCCTAATCGCAAGGGACAGCTTATAGAACCGAAGAGTAAGGGTTTTGATTCGCCAAGGTTAATATACGAAGGCAAGGATATAACGCAAGTTACAATGGGAAAAGATTTTGTCGCAATCATTGATTCGGGGAAACTTGTAATTTCAGGAACTATGCGAGATCGCATTAACGACATAATTCGCGATATATCTTCTGAAGAAATCATTAAGATCGCCGCAATGTGGTCTTCGTTGCACATCTGGACAAAACGCGAAATATTTTCTTATGGAAATGGAAATTATGGTCAGATGTTCATCTGGGAGCGACCCTCTAATATGACCCACTTAAACACAGGAAGCGAACACGGCATGATGTCTTTAGCCGATGGCCGCGTCTACTGTTGGGGCTGGGGAGAACATGGCAATTGCGGCTCTTCAGCAAAACTACTAGAAGAAACATCCCCCTACAATGACAAGAGTAATATCATAAGTCCACTTAATTGTGTCTTAGAAACCGATGAAAAAATAATTTGGTTACAAGGCGGATGCGCGACATCTTGGATATGCGCAAAATGTTAA
- the ABF1 gene encoding DNA-binding protein ABF1 (Syntenic homolog of Ashbya gossypii ABL051W; Syntenic homolog of Saccharomyces cerevisiae YKL112W (ABF1)), which translates to MSLYEYKHPIINKDLASTDERKSFPTLESWYDVVNDYEFQARCPIILKNSHRSKHFTFACHLKSCPFKVLLSYSGGSGSQASHGDTGGPISPNGGSMERDKDVSETGVEDEKKVNVEDDVSAAIAAAVAAVANTGSQHNENSMKGPFTVTKIEPYHNHPLETNLSLFKFVLTKIPKILQNDLKFDSILETLCNEDDNTVAKFRVSQYVDESGILEIIKERYGLTDQELDKKLLAQIARRITTYKARFVLKRKKQGPYAMSSSHDMTGNDEDDVDVQVPEHVRHHVHHHVHANVDAAAVAAAAAMSVDGGKHGLDAMDEQPKKKMRSNKISNAVKMGTRGSLVADHHQQDTVNGDVADQDVDIDSDMHHHHHHHHQHKEMSPHDEMAEQLRLLSSHLKEVEAQEHGNVDVDPEIKKDDDIADENIQPELRGQ; encoded by the coding sequence ATGTCGCTATATGAATATAAGCATCCGATTATAAATAAGGACTTAGCATCAACAGATGAGCGAAAGTCTTTCCCAACTTTAGAATCTTGGTACGATGTTGTCAATGACTATGAGTTCCAAGCAAGGTGTCCAATAATATTGAAGAATTCGCATAGAAGCAAACACTTTACTTTTGCTTGTCATCTGAAATCATGTCCTTTTAAAGTTTTGTTATCTTATAGTGGTGGTTCAGGTTCACAAGCATCTCATGGTGATACTGGAGGGCCGATATCACCAAACGGTGGTTCTATGGAACGCGATAAGGATGTGAGTGAAACAGGGGTTGAGGATGAAAAGAAGGTAAATGTTGAAGACGATGTTAGTGCAGCTATTGCGGCAGCAGTGGCAGCAGTTGCAAATACAGGATCTCAGCATAATGAAAACAGCATGAAAGGTCCGTTTACGGTTACGAAGATCGAACCGTATCACAATCATCCACTGGAAACTAATTTAAGCTTATTCAAGTTTGTTCTGACGAAAATTCCTAAGATATTACAGAATGATCTGAAATTCGATTCCATTTTAGAAACTTTATGCAACGAGGATGATAATACTGTTGCTAAGTTCAGGGTCTCACAATATGTGGACGAATCTGGTATTCTAGAGATAATTAAAGAACGTTATGGCTTGACGGACCAGGAGCTGGACAAAAAGCTGCTGGCGCAAATTGCTAGGCGGATAACAACATACAAGGCGCGCTTTGTGCTAAAACGAAAGAAACAAGGCCCATATGCTATGTCATCATCTCATGATATGACAGGTaacgatgaagatgatgtAGATGTACAGGTACCGGAACATGTACGCCATCATGTACATCATCACGTACATGCTAATGTAGATGCAGCAGCAGttgcagcagcagcagctaTGTCTGTGGACGGTGGTAAACATGGATTGGATGCCATGGATGAGCAAcccaagaagaagatgaggTCGAATAAGATTTCTAATGCAGTTAAAATGGGTACTCGGGGATCGTTGGTGGCAGACCACCATCAACAAGATACTGTAAACGGGGATGTTGCTGATCAGGACGTTGATATTGACTCAGATATGCATCACCATCACCATCATCACCATCAGCACAAGGAAATGTCGCCACATGATGAAATGGCAGAGCAATTAAGATTACTCTCATCGCATTTAAAAGAGGTCGAAGCTCAAGAACATGGCAACGTCGATGTTGATCCTGAAATAAAAAAGGATGATGATATTGCCGACGAAAATATCCAACCGGAATTGAGAGGACAGTAA
- the CCR4 gene encoding CCR4-NOT core exoribonuclease subunit CCR4 (Syntenic homolog of Ashbya gossypii ACR288W; Syntenic homolog of Saccharomyces cerevisiae YAL021C (CCR4)) codes for MNNPPPMGYQPAAGTTVPQMLGTPQTLAQPLHQNAPQQQQDLLNNKLQQLANQLGQQGVSNSSNPLYHPHLSDPTLVNNPIWNLQLQLAAISRQSVGQENVYARQNAMKKYLKNQFNSTQQQQPSDMAKSLVDFTKQYLLEMAADPAVPNNSSTPVPGQQTQRPHGTPVSTPSTPKAELANNSQTTPSILLQQQQKKLFQFNIDEDDEVEHRMVAPVNTKYDEQLWHTIDLSNLAVYNLNENLFKYDFLTRLYLNGNNLTHLPPSIKKLRNLRVLDISHNRLTELPPELGMCYQLKYLYFFDNMVSSLPWEFGNLFNLQFLGCEGNPLDRQLVKILAEKSVTGLIFYLRDNAPEIPLSEPRRFVEVNADGESVESYKSLNDATEHLSRDLVKKSFTLLSYNTLCQHYATPKMYRFVPSWALSWDYRREKLKEEVLNYQTDIICLQEVESKTYEEFWLPLLEKQGYSGIFHAKTRARTMQSKDAKKVDGCCIFYKNSEFTTVFTDAIDFSSVWMKHNKFQRTEDYLNRAMNKDNVALIVKLKYEHNGEYVWVVTTHLHWDPHFNDVKTFQVGVLLDYIEKLLKQQHGANNPQEKKKVPLVICGDFNSQLSSAVVELFNTGTVKAHKDIESRDFGYMSQKNYAHNLSLKSSYEVIGELPFTNLSPSFTDVIDYIWYSTQALRVRGVLGEIDPSYASRFIGLPNDKIPSDHIPLLVRFEFTKTTTGNGSSNKAA; via the coding sequence ATGAATAACCCACCGCCAATGGGGTATCAACCTGCGGCAGGTACAACCGTACCACAAATGCTTGGCACTCCTCAAACACTGGCACAGCCATTACATCAAAATGCTCCACAGCAGCAGCAAGATTTATTGAATAACAAGCTACAACAGTTGGCCAACCAGCTTGGCCAGCAAGGCGTTTCTAATAGCTCGAATCCGCTATATCATCCTCATTTGAGTGATCCTACATTGGTTAATAATCCCATCTGGAACCTGCAACTACAACTAGCTGCAATATCTCGGCAATCTGTGGGACAAGAGAATGTTTATGCAAGGCAAAATGCTATGAAGAAGTATCTGAAAAACCAGTTTAACTCGAcgcagcagcagcagcctAGTGACATGGCGAAATCTTTGGTAGATTTTACGAAGCAATATCTCCTTGAAATGGCCGCCGATCCTGCCGTTCCGAACAATTCTAGCACGCCGGTCCCTGGACAGCAAACACAGCGTCCCCACGGTACACCTGTATCTACTCCCAGTACTCCCAAGGCCGAACTAGCTAACAACTCGCAAACTACGCCATCTATTTTACTGCAGCAACAGCAAAAGAAGCTGTTCCAGTTTAATATTGACGAAGATGACGAGGTGGAACACCGTATGGTTGCACCTGTGAATACTAAATACGATGAGCAGTTATGGCACACAATTGATTTGTCAAATTTGGCTGTATACAATCTGAATGAGAATCTGTTTAAATACGACTTTTTGACGCGGTTGTACTTGAACGGTAACAATTTAACACATCTACCTCCTTCTATCAAGAAACTTCGGAATCTGAGGGTATTGGATATTTCTCACAACAGACTAACTGAATTGCCACCTGAATTAGGAATGTGCTACCAGTTGAAGTACTTATATTTTTTTGACAATATGGTTTCTAGTCTTCCATGGGAGTTTGGGAACTTATTTAATCTTCAATTTTTGGGCTGCGAGGGTAATCCATTGGATAGACAGCTGGTTAAAATACTAGCGGAAAAGTCGGTTACTGGTTTAATCTTTTATTTGAGAGACAATGCGCCTGAAATCCCTTTGTCTGAACCTCGTCGCTTTGTTGAAGTGAATGCAGATGGTGAATCGGTGGAGAGTTACAAATCTCTAAATGATGCAACAGAGCACTTGAGCAGGGACCTTGTTAAGAAGTCTTTCACACTTCTTTCATACAACACATTATGCCAGCATTATGCTACGCCAAAAATGTATCGCTTTGTGCCATCATGGGCACTAAGCTGGGATTATAGGCGTGAAAAGTTAAAGGAAGAGGTTCTAAATTACCAAACAGACATAATCTGCTTGCAGGAAGTGGAAAGCAAAACTTACGAGGAATTCTGGTTACCACTATTGGAAAAGCAAGGCTATTCCGGTATTTTCCATGCAAAAACCAGGGCAAGAACCATGCAATCTAAAGATGCCAAAAAGGTTGACGGTtgttgtattttttacaaaaacTCGGAATTCACAACTGTCTTTACGGACGCAATAGATTTTAGCAGTGTGTGGATGAAGCACAATAAATTCCAACGTACTGAAGATTACCTAAACCGTGCTATGAACAAAGATAATGTGGCATTGATTGTTAAGCTGAAGTATGAGCACAATGGAGAATATGTATGGGTAGTAACAACCCATTTGCACTGGGATCCACATTTTAACGATGTTAAGACGTTCCAAGTTGGCGTTTTGCTCGACTACATAGAAAAACTGTTAAAACAACAACATGGTGCGAATAATCCAcaagagaagaagaaagtACCTTTAGTGATCTGTGGTGACTTCAACTCTCAATTGAGCTCTGCTGTAGTAGAACTATTTAATACCGGCACTGTGAAGGCTCATAAAGATATTGAAAGTAGGGACTTTGGTTACATGTCCCAGAAAAATTACGCACATAACTTATCTCTGAAATCAAGTTATGAAGTTATTGGGGAGCTGCCTTTCACTAACCTTTCGCCTTCTTTCACAGACGTTATAGATTACATATGGTATTCCACTCAGGCCTTACGAGTTCGTGGAGTTCTAGGCGAGATTGATCCATCGTATGCGTCTAGATTTATTGGATTGCCGAACGACAAAATTCCGAGTGACCACATTCCGCTACTAGTGCGCTTCGAGTTCACCAAAACCACTACTGGCAACGGTAGTAGCAACAAGGCTGCATGA